A single window of Bombus pascuorum chromosome 1, iyBomPasc1.1, whole genome shotgun sequence DNA harbors:
- the LOC132913808 gene encoding acetyl-CoA carboxylase isoform X8 gives MKRIKRFVLAQSTEEDPIWKSSDNLMPGILRMNGETSIEESACTPQPSTNNQQSSTAGLTPSMSQGTVMIQTQSRLQEKDFTIATPEEFVHRFGGTKVINKVLIANNGIAAVKCMRSIRRWSYEMFKNERAVRFVVMVTPEDLKANAEYIKMADQYVPVPGGTNNNNYANVELIVDIAVRTQVQAVWAGWGHASENPKLPELLHKNNMCFIGPSERAMWALGDKIASSIVAQTADVPTLPWSGSELKAQYSGKKIKISSELFKKGCVSTVEECLAAANKIGFPIMVKASEGGGGKGIRKVENAEELPTLFRQVQTEIPGSPIFIMKLAKCARHLEVQLLADNYGNAISLFGRDCSIQRRHQKIIEEAPAVVAKPEVFEEMEKAAVRLAKMVGYVSAGTVEYLYDTSGRYYFLELNPRLQVEHPCTEMVSDVNLPAAQLQIAMGLPLHHIKDIRLLYGESPWGDSVIDFDQPRHKPQPWGHVIAARITSENPDEGFKPSSGTVQELNFRSSKNVWGYFSVAASGGLHEFADSQFGHCFSWGEDRNQARENLVIALKELSIRGDFRTTVEYLITLLETESFQQNNIDTAWLDLLIAERVRSDKPDVLLAITCGALHIADRTITAAFTGFQTALEKGQIQASNDLDNVIDVELINDGYKYKIQTAKSGPNSYFLVMNGSYKEVELHRLSDGGLLLSLDGASFTTYMREEVDRYRIIIGNQTCIFEKDNDPSLLRSPSAGKLISYLVEDGGHVNAGQAYAEIEVMKMVMTITASEAGSVFYVKRPGAILEAGTLIAQLELDDPSLVTKAQEYTGKFPETIAPAISEKLNHLHAEYRTALENTLGGYCLPDPYHVPRVRELLEKFMNSLRDPSLPLLELQEVIATISGRIPISVEKKIRKLMSLYERNITSVLAQFPSQQIAAVIDGHAASLSKRSERDVFFLTTEAIVQLVQRYRNGIRGRMKTAVHELLRQYYTVESQFQQGHYDKCVSALIDEYKDDVATITAMIFSHNQVTKKNVLVTMLIDHLWANEPGLTDELSSTLTELTSLNRTEHSRVALRARQILIAAHQPAYELRHNQMESIFLSAVDMYGHDFHPENLEKLILSETSIFDILHDFFYHSNRTVCNAALEVYVRRSYISYELTCVQHLELSGEVPLVHFQFLLPNNHPNIQNQSSVNHRVGAMAAFQDMDQFTRYSDEVFDLLEDLSSITSTSAKVLAEAVDAAASESRHSTSINVSLSNAENTGTVEMGERSAEPVHILSIAVQEKENHDDVTMAKLFGDWCAANKEELISRDIRRITFTVLKKRQFPKFFTYRQRDGFVEDKIYRHLEPGCAFQLELNRMRTYDLEALPTSNQKMHLYLGRAKVAKGQQVTDYRFFIRSIIRHSDLITKEASFDYLHNEGERVLLEAMDELEVAFSHPLAKRTECNHIFLNFVPTVIMDPVRIEESVTSMVLRYGPRLWKLRVRQAEIKMTIRPAPGKPTSILRLCIANDSGYSIDLHLYMEATDPKTGIIRFESYPSSMVNGTWRPGPMHGLPISTPYLTKDYLQAKRFQAQSSGTTYVYDLPDMFRQQTEKMWIKYIEERPQCDITIPNPVMDCVELVLEGDNLVEQKRLPGENNVGMVAWRLRLYTPEYPVSGRDIILIANDLTHLIGSFGPKEDLVFCRASERARQLGIPRIYFSANSGARIGLAEEVKALFRIAWEDEDEPEKGFRYIYLTPDDYARLAPLNSVKTSLIEDKGESRYKITDIIGKDDGLGVENLKYAGMIAGETSKAYDEIVTISIVSCRAIGIGAYLVRLGQRVIQIENSHIILTGYKALNTVLGREVYASNNQLGGIQIMHNNGVSHATNVRDLEGVATALRWLSYCPKFKGAPLPILSAPFPDPVDREIMYVPTKAAYDPRFMLEGRIQNGTNYWESGFFDRGSWQEIMRPWAQTVVTGRARLGGIPCGVIAVETRTVELHLPADPANLDSEAKTISQAGQVWFPDSAYKTAQAIKDFGKEELPLFIFANWRGFSGGMKDMYEQIIKFGAYIVDGLREYTKPIFVYIPPNGELRGGAWAVVDPTINPRYMEMFADNTSRGGVLEPGGIVEIKFRTKDILKAMHRVDSVIQKLKENLANANSAEERTDIESQIRKREQLLEPMYRQVAVHFADLHDTPERMFEKNTIHDIIPWQKARRLLYWRLRRRLLEDEIKKEILSTQHTLDVRQVGAMLRRWFIEDKGATESYLWDQDEAATNWLENQRQDENSVVSRNITCVRQDAIVSRVKEALETCPEVRLNAILEIAHRLQPAERAELQRTLSQIETTTQEHHNDSSASS, from the exons GCCCAGCATGTCACAGGGCACGGTGATGATTCAGACGCAAAGCCGGTTACAAGAAAAGGACTTCACTATTGCCACACCCGAGGAGTTTGTTCATCGTTTCGGCGGTACCAAAGTTATCAACAAG GTCCTAATCGCCAACAACGGAATAGCGGCTGTAAAATGTATGCGTTCGATCCGACGATGGTCCTACGAAATGTTCAAGAACGAACGCGCCGTACGTTTCGTCGTGATGGTCACTCCGGAAGATTTAAAAGCGAACGCGGAATATATCAAAATGGCAGATCAGTACGTACCCGTGCCAGGTGGAACCAACAACAACAATTATGCGAACGTCGAGCTGATCGTAGACATCGCTGTACGCACTCAGGTCCAGGCTGTATGGGCTGGTTGGGGTCATGCCTCTGAAAATCCAAAATTGCCAGAACTACTCCATAAAAATAACATGTGTTTCATTG gGCCATCCGAGAGAGCAATGTGGGCTCTTGGAGATAAAATCGCGTCAAGTATTGTAGCGCAAACTGCAGATGTACCGACACTTCCTTGGTCAGGTTCGGAACTAAAGGCACAGTACAgtggaaaaaagataaaaatatcatcgGAACTTTTCAAGAAAGGGTGCGTTTCGACGGTAGAAGAATGCTTGGCAGCAGCTAACAAAATAGGCTTTCCTATAATGGTGAAAGCTAGCGAGGGAGGTGGTGGAAAAGGTATCAGAAAGGTGGAGAACGCTGAAGAATTGCCCACATTGTTTAG GCAGGTACAAACTGAAATACCTGGATCTCCGATATTCATTATGAAATTGGCAAAATGTGCTCGCCATTTAGAAGTTCAATTATTAGCTGACAATTATGGAAACGCGATATCGTTATTTGGTCGTGACTGTTCTATTCAGAGAAGACATCAAAAGATTATCGAAGAAGCGCCTGCTGTGGTTGCTAAACCCGAAGTCtttgaagaaatggaaaaa GCTGCTGTAAGATTGGCCAAAATGGTTGGATATGTCAGCGCAGGTACTGTCGAATACCTGTACGACACTTCTGGACGATATTACTTTTTGGAATTGAATCCACGTCTTCAAGTGGAACATCCGTGTACTGAGATGGTATCTGATGTTAATTTGCCCGCGGCACAACTTCAAATTGCTATGGGGTTACCATTACATCATATTAAAGATATTCGTCTTCTTTATGGTGAAAGTCCATGGGGAGATAGCGTCATTGACTTCGATCAACCGAGACACAAACCCCAACCATGGGGTCACGTGATAGCTGCGAGAATTACTAGTGAAAATCCTGATGAAG GTTTTAAACCGAGTTCTGGTACGGTGCAAGAACTGAATTTCCGATCCTCGAAGAATGTTTGGGGTTACTTCTCAGTAGCAGCTTCCGGAGGTCTCCATGAATTTGCAGACTCACAATTCGGACATTGCTTCTCTTGGGGAGAGGATCGTAACCAGGCTCGAGAAAATTTGGTCATAGCTTTGAAAGAATTGAGCATTAGGGGTGATTTCAGAACCACCGTCGAATATTTGATTACGCTATTAGAAACTGAATCTTTCCAACAGAACAATATAGATACTGCGTGGCTTGATTTGTTGATTGCTGAACGCGTTAGGAGTGACAAACCGGATGTATTATTAGCCATAACATGCGGTGCGCTTCATATCGCTGATAGAACAATCACTGCCGCTTTTACTGGGTTTCAAACAGCATTGGAAAAAGGACAAATACAAGCCAGCAATGATTTAGATAATGTTATCGAC GTTGAACTCATTAACGACggatacaaatataaaatacagacTGCTAAGTCAGGCCCTAATAGTTATTTTCTTGTTATGAACGGTTCCTACAAAGAAGTAGAATTACACCGACTATCGGATGGAGGATTATTGCTCTCTTTGGATGGCGCAAGTTTCACGACTTACATGAGGGAGGAAGTCGATCGTTACAGGATCATCATTGGAAATCAAACCTGCATCTTCGAGAAGGACAACGATCCTTCTTTATTGAGGTCACCATCAGCTGGCAAACTAATTAGCTATCTAGTCGAAGATGGTGGTCACGTGAACGCTGGACAAGCATACGCAGAAATTGAAGTCATGAAAATGGTAATGACAATAACAGCGAGCGAAGCTGGTAGCGTCTTTTATGTTAAAAGACCAGGTGCCATTCTCGAGGCTGGTACCTTGATTGCTCAACTAGAATTGGACGATCCATCTCTGGTAACAAAAGCTCAGGAGTACACTGGTAAATTCCCGGAAACTATAGCTCCAgcaatttctgaaaaattgaatCATCTTCATGCTGAATACAGAACAGCTTTAGAAAACACTCTAGGAGGATATTGTTTACCAGATCCGTACCACGTGCCTCGAGTACGAGAACTTCTTGAGAAATTCATGAATTCCCTTCGTGACCCTAGCTTACCATTGCTCGAACTTCAAGAAGTGATCGCAACGATATCAGGAAGAATTCCGATTTCCGTAGAGAAAAAAATCAGGAAATTGATGTCGCTGTACGAAAGAAACATAACTTCTGTTTTAGCTCAATTTCCTAGTCAACAAATTGCTGCTGTGATCGATGGACATGCAGCAAGTCTTTCCAAGCGATCTGAACGCGACGTCTTCTTCTTAACTACCGAAGCTATAGTGCAATTGGTACAAAGATATAGGAATGGAATACGTGGAAGAATGAAGACCGCTGTTCACGAACTACTTCGACAATATTACACCGTTGAAAGCCAGTTCCAACAAGGACATTACGATAAATGTGTTTCTGCTTTAATCGATGAATACAAAGATGATGTAGCAACAATAACAGCTATGATTTTCAGCCATAACCAAGTCACGAAGAAGAACGTTTTGGTAACTATGCTCATAGATCATCTCTGGGCGAATGAACCTGGTCTTACGGACGAGTTATCGAGCACGCTGACGGAACTAACGAGCCTGAATCGTACAGAGCATAGTCGTGTCGCGTTACGTGCGAGACAAATTCTAATCGCTGCTCATCAACCTGCTTACGAATTAAGACACAACCAAATGGAATCTATATTCTTATCAGCGGTAGACATGTACGGCCATGATTTCCATCCAGAAAACTTAGAGAAACTTATTCTTTCCGAAACAtctattttcgatattttacatgACTTCTTCTACCATTCCAATCGTACAGTTTGCAATGCTGCTTTGGAGGTTTATGTTCGCAGATCTTATATCAGTTATGAGTTGACTTGCGTGCAACATCTGGAATTGTCTGGCGAAGTACCGCTTGtacatttccaatttttgcTGCCTAACAATCATCCTAATATACAAAACCAATCTTCGGTTAATCACAGAGTCGGGGCTATGGCAGCTTTCCAAGACATGGATCAATTCACCCGATATTCTGACGAAGTTTTCGACCTCCTAGAGGATCTGTCTTCGATTACCTCAACTTCGGCTAAAGTTTTAGCAGAGGCAGTAGACGCAGCTGCAAGCGAATCGAGACACAGTACATCCATAAACGTATCTTTAAGCAATGCGGAAAATACTGGTACAGTGGAAATGGGTGAACGATCTGCAGAACCGGTACATATTTTGAGCATTGCCGttcaagagaaagagaatcaCGATGACGTTACGATGGCGAAACTCTTTGGAGATTGGTGCGCCGCGAACAAAGAGGAATTAATCTCACGAGACATACGAAGGATCACTTTCActgttttaaagaaaagacAATTCCCAAAATTCTTTACATACCGTCAAAGAGATGGTTTTGTTgaagataaaatttatcgacatCTCGAACCTGGTTGTGCTTTCCAATTGGAATTAAACAGAATGAGAACTTACGATCTTGAAGCTCTGCCAACCTCGAATCAAAAAATGCATCTTTACCTTGGCCGGGCAAAGGTTGCCAAAGGACAACAAGTCACCGATTATCGTTTCTTCATTCGTTCCATTATAAGACATTCTGATCTTATCACGAAGGAGGCCAGTTTCGATTATCTTCACAATGAAGGTGAACGTGTACTATTAGAGGCTATGGATGAATTAGAAGTCGCGTTCTCGCATCCGCTTGCTAAGCGTACGGAATGCAATCATATCTTCCTAAATTTCGTACCCACAGTTATTATGGATCCAGTAAGAATAGAAGAAAGCGTGACCAGTATGGTACTGAGGTACGGCCCGAGATTATGGAAATTACGAGTACGTCAGGCTGAGATTAAAATGACGATTCGGCCAGCACCAGGGAAGCCAACGTCTATTTTACGTTTGTGCATTGCCAACGATAGCGGATATAGCATAGATTTGCATCTTTATATGGAGGCAACCGATCCAAAGACTGGTATCATTCGTTTCGAATCTTATCCTTCTTCGATGGTAAATGGTACCTGGAGACCAGGACCTATGCATGGTCTTCCAATTTCTACGCCATATCTAACCAAAGATTATCTTCAAGCAAAACGGTTCCAAGCACAAAGTTCTGGCACAACGTATGTATATGATTTACCAGACATGTTTAGACAACAAACCGAAAAGATGTGGATTAAATACATAGAAGAAAGGCCACAGTGCGATATAACTATTCCAAATCCTGTGATGGATTGTGTAGAATTAGTATTAGAGGGTGACAATTTAGTGGAACAAAAACGACTTCCTGGTGAGAATAATGTTGGTATGGTCGCTTGGAGATTAAGGCTTTATACGCCAGAATATCCAGTATCTGGTCGAGACATTATACTGATAGCAAACGATTTGACACATTTGATTGGTTCTTTTGGTCCGAAGGAGGACTTAGTGTTCTGCAGAGCGTCTGAAAGAGCTAGGCAACTTGGAATTCCTCGAATATATTTCTCTGCAAATTCTGGCGCTCGCATTGGTCTAGCAGAGGAAGTGAAAGCGTTGTTCAGAATTGCTTGGGAGGATGAGGATGAACCAGAGAAAGgatttagatatatatatttaacaccAGATGATTACGCGCGTTTAGCACCGCTTAATTCAGTGAAAACTTCGTTGATCGAAGATAAGGGAGAATCTCGTTACAAGATTACCGATATTATTGGTAAAGATGACGGTCTTggtgtagaaaatttaaaatacgcTGGTATGATTGCCGGAGAAACATCGAAAGCCTATGACGAAATCGTTACGATTTCCATTGTATCTTGTAGAGCGATTGGTATCGGTGCTTACCTAGTCCGTCTTGGACAAAGGGTCattcaaatagaaaattctcaCATCATCTTAACCGGTTACAAAGCATTAAATACTGTCTTAGGCCGTGAAGTATACGCTAGTAATAATCAGTTAGGTGGTATACAAATTATGCATAATAATGGGGTATCACATGCAACAAACGTAAGGGACCTAGAGGGTGTTGCTACTGCTTTAAGATGGTTAAGCTACTGTCCCAAATTTAAGGGTGCACCCCTTCCTATATTATCAGCACCATTTCCTGATCCAGTCGACAGAGAAATCATGTATGTTCCTACAAAAGCAGCATATGATCCAAGATTCATGCTCGAGGGTAGAATACAAAATGGTACAAATTATTGGGAAAGTGGGTTCTTCGATCGTGGCTCTTGGcag GAAATTATGAGGCCTTGGGCTCAAACTGTAGTAACTGGACGAGCAAGATTAGGCGGAATACCTTGCGGTGTTATTGCAGTAGAAACAAGAACCGTTGAGTTGCACTTACCTGCTGATCCTGCTAATCTCGATTCAGAAGCTAAAACAATATCTCAAGCAGGACAAGTATGGTTCCCTGACAGTGCATACAAAACTGCTCAAGCTATCAAAGACTTTGGAAAAGAAGAGCTTccactttttatttttgctaaTTGGAGAGGATTTTCTGGTGGAATGAAAg ACATGTACGAGCAAATTATCAAATTCGGTGCTTATATTGTGGATGGCTTACGAGAATATACTAAAccaatatttgtatatatccCACCAAATGGAGAACTAAGAGGTGGTGCTTGGGCTGTCGTTGATCCAACGATAAATCCTCGCTACATGGAAATGTTTGCTGACAATACAAGCAGAGGTGGAGTTTTAGAACCTGGTGGAATAGTAGAAATCAAGTTTAGAACTAAAGACATACTTAAAGCTATGCATAGGGTTGATTCAGTAATACAGAAGCTTAAA GAAAATCTAGCCAATGCAAATTCAGCCGAAGAACGAACAGACATTGAAAGCCAAATTCGTAAGAGGGAGCAACTTTTAGAACCTATGTATCGGCAAGTAGCAGTTCACTTCGCAGATCTTCATGATACGCCAGAGAGAATGTTTGAGAAAAATACCATTCATGATATTATTCCATGGCAAAAAGCACGCAGACTGCTTTATTGGCGACTTAGAAGAAGACTTTTAGAGGATGaaataaagaaggaaattcTATCAACTCAACACACTTTGGACGTTAGACAAGTCGGTGCAATGTTGCGTAGATGGTTTATAGAAGACAAAGGTGCCACAGAATCTTATCTGTGGGATCAAGATGAAGCTGCAACGAATTGGTTGGAGAATCAACGTCAAGATGAAAATAGTGTTGTTTCCCGTAACATCACTTGTGTAAGACAAGACGCAATCGTTTCTCGAGTCAAAGAAGCCCTTGAAACTTGTCCAGAAGTGAGATTaaatgcaattttagaaattgcgCACAGATTACAACCAGCAGAACGTGCAGAATTGCAAAGAACTTTATCACAGATAGAAACGACCACACAGGAACACCACAATGATTCAAGTGCTTCGTCCTAa